One genomic region from Actinomycetes bacterium encodes:
- the cobA gene encoding uroporphyrinogen-III C-methyltransferase, producing MSNAADSPATAPDYPLFLSLAGRDVLVVGGGPVAERRIATLLQTQAQVNLITPWATEALQEWAAAGRLRWQQREFDATDLADVWLVHACTGDHAVDVEIATLADAQRIWCVRASDASASSAWSAASDRTVDGIQVAVNAGRDPKRAKLLRDVVAELSAEAGLPIRRQRPATGKVYLVGGGPGDPDLLTVRARRLLSLADVVVTDRLAPVRALDQLAPDVSIIDVGKAPGRHALPQPEINELLVEQATAGKVVIRLKGGDPFVLGRGGEEALHCLQAGVDVEVVPGVTSAISVPAAAGIPVTHRGLSDSFLVLSAHNGAAEVIRRAGCTPVDTTLVLLMGVRHLDQITAALVAHGRDPDTPVSVTAEGWTSEQETVNGSLADIAELAATQEIPSPAVVVVGAVAGLREQLGDLAQASIDAGHGAIS from the coding sequence ATGAGTAACGCAGCTGATTCGCCAGCGACAGCGCCCGACTATCCCCTCTTCTTGTCACTTGCCGGACGAGATGTCTTAGTGGTGGGTGGCGGCCCAGTCGCCGAACGCAGAATCGCCACCCTGCTGCAAACTCAGGCCCAAGTCAACCTCATCACGCCGTGGGCCACGGAGGCGTTGCAGGAGTGGGCGGCAGCCGGAAGGCTGCGCTGGCAACAACGAGAGTTCGACGCCACTGATCTGGCTGATGTCTGGCTGGTGCATGCCTGCACCGGTGATCATGCGGTCGATGTTGAGATCGCCACCCTCGCCGATGCGCAGCGCATCTGGTGTGTGCGCGCATCTGATGCCAGTGCCTCATCAGCGTGGTCTGCTGCCTCTGACCGCACCGTCGACGGCATTCAGGTTGCGGTCAATGCCGGACGAGATCCCAAACGAGCCAAACTACTGCGCGACGTCGTCGCTGAGTTGTCCGCTGAAGCCGGGCTACCCATCCGGCGACAACGACCAGCGACCGGCAAGGTCTACTTGGTGGGCGGCGGCCCGGGCGATCCCGATCTGCTCACCGTTCGCGCCCGCCGGTTGTTGTCCCTTGCCGATGTCGTCGTCACTGATCGGCTAGCCCCGGTACGTGCGCTTGATCAACTCGCACCGGACGTGAGCATTATCGATGTCGGCAAGGCCCCGGGCCGGCACGCGCTGCCGCAACCGGAGATCAACGAACTGCTGGTGGAACAGGCAACGGCGGGCAAAGTTGTGATCCGGTTGAAAGGCGGCGATCCCTTCGTCCTGGGCCGTGGTGGTGAGGAAGCGCTGCACTGCTTACAGGCCGGAGTCGATGTTGAGGTGGTCCCCGGCGTAACGAGCGCAATTTCGGTACCCGCGGCGGCAGGCATTCCAGTGACCCACCGCGGACTATCCGACTCTTTTCTCGTGCTGTCCGCTCACAACGGGGCTGCCGAAGTCATCCGACGCGCCGGCTGCACTCCGGTCGACACCACGCTGGTGCTACTGATGGGGGTTCGACACCTAGATCAGATCACGGCCGCACTGGTTGCACACGGTCGTGATCCAGACACACCAGTGTCGGTAACGGCCGAGGGCTGGACTAGTGAGCAGGAAACCGTGAATGGCTCGCTTGCGGACATCGCCGAACTAGCAGCGACTCAGGAAATCCCCTCTCCCGCTGTCGTCGTTGTCGGTGCAGTCGCGGGGCTTCGCGAACAGCTAGGGGATTTAGCGCAGGCCTCGATCGATGC